A single window of Micrococcaceae bacterium Sec5.1 DNA harbors:
- a CDS encoding SDR family oxidoreductase encodes MSGLFDLSGHVALVTGSSRGIGNALARGLADAGATVVLNGITTGRLEAAHQAMAADYPAGRVHSRAFDVTDAASAADGVAWIEANVGPLDILVNNAGIQHRVPMLELDVKDWDRVISTDLTSAFLVGREAARHMIPRGRGKIINICSVQTDLARPTIAPYVAAKGGLRNLTRAMTAEWAASGLQINGIAPGYIHTEMTQNLVDDEAFNTWILGRTPAHRWGTVADLAGPVVWLASQGSNFVNGQTIFVDGGMTVVV; translated from the coding sequence ATGAGTGGACTATTTGATCTGAGTGGACACGTCGCGTTGGTGACGGGTTCGAGCCGGGGGATTGGCAACGCCCTGGCCCGGGGCCTCGCCGACGCCGGAGCAACTGTAGTGCTCAACGGCATCACCACGGGACGGCTTGAAGCGGCCCATCAGGCCATGGCTGCCGACTATCCTGCGGGAAGGGTCCACAGCCGGGCGTTTGATGTGACGGATGCGGCTTCAGCCGCTGATGGCGTCGCGTGGATCGAGGCCAACGTCGGCCCGTTGGACATCCTGGTCAACAACGCGGGTATCCAGCACCGTGTTCCCATGCTTGAGTTGGATGTGAAGGACTGGGACCGGGTGATCAGCACGGATTTGACCAGCGCGTTCCTGGTGGGCCGGGAAGCGGCGCGGCATATGATTCCCCGGGGCCGAGGGAAGATCATCAATATCTGCTCGGTCCAGACCGACCTTGCCCGGCCGACGATTGCCCCGTATGTGGCGGCGAAGGGTGGGCTGCGTAACCTGACCCGGGCGATGACGGCTGAGTGGGCGGCGTCGGGGTTGCAGATCAACGGCATCGCCCCGGGGTACATCCATACGGAAATGACGCAGAACCTGGTCGATGACGAAGCGTTCAACACCTGGATCCTCGGCCGGACACCGGCCCACCGGTGGGGCACGGTCGCTGACCTGGCCGGGCCTGTTGTGTGGCTGGCGTCCCAGGGGTCCAATTTCGTCAATGGCCAGACGATCTTCGTCGATGGCGGAATGACGGTGGTGGTCTGA
- a CDS encoding D-2-hydroxyacid dehydrogenase, with product MMNTMTTDELTIAIAVPLEVEHVERIRAVDPSVTVLHEPDLLPPERFPADHSGDPDFKRTPEQEERYWAMLNRAQVLYGFPNESPAGLARIARSNPHLQWIHAMAAGAGGAVKASGLDTETLLKFRVTTSAGVHALPLAEFSAFGILNGFKRSAEMAQDQAAKVWPELRTPTKLANGSKVVIAGLGEIGMETARIARALGMRVSGTKRNVEAIEGIDEVTNNDGLADLVADADAVVNTLPGTPYTEKLFSTDIFSAMKPGTVFVNVGRGTVVDEDALLEALNNGQLAYACLDVFAVEPLPQDSPLWNHPKVLVSPHTSALSTAENRLIAERFCSNLRTFLDGGDLPHLVDPVHFY from the coding sequence ATGATGAACACTATGACGACTGATGAACTTACCATCGCGATCGCTGTGCCGCTCGAAGTTGAGCATGTGGAGCGTATTCGCGCCGTGGATCCTTCCGTAACTGTCCTGCACGAACCAGATCTCCTTCCGCCCGAGCGCTTCCCTGCAGACCACAGCGGGGACCCTGATTTCAAGCGGACGCCAGAGCAGGAAGAACGCTACTGGGCCATGCTCAACCGGGCCCAGGTTCTGTACGGCTTCCCTAACGAAAGCCCCGCCGGCCTTGCCCGGATTGCCCGGAGCAATCCCCACCTTCAATGGATTCACGCCATGGCCGCTGGGGCTGGCGGAGCCGTTAAGGCTTCGGGGCTGGATACTGAGACGCTCCTAAAATTCCGCGTCACTACGTCGGCCGGGGTCCACGCGTTGCCGCTCGCGGAATTCTCCGCCTTTGGCATCCTTAACGGCTTCAAGCGCAGCGCCGAAATGGCCCAGGACCAAGCGGCCAAGGTTTGGCCCGAGTTGCGAACACCCACCAAGTTGGCCAACGGATCCAAGGTGGTCATTGCCGGGCTTGGCGAGATCGGCATGGAAACCGCACGTATTGCCCGTGCTCTGGGGATGAGGGTCAGCGGCACCAAACGCAACGTCGAGGCCATTGAAGGCATCGACGAGGTCACTAACAATGACGGCCTTGCGGATCTGGTTGCCGACGCTGATGCCGTGGTGAACACACTCCCCGGCACTCCGTACACTGAGAAGCTGTTCAGCACTGACATCTTCTCCGCAATGAAGCCGGGTACCGTGTTCGTCAACGTTGGCCGTGGCACAGTGGTGGACGAGGATGCCCTTCTTGAAGCCCTCAACAACGGGCAGCTTGCCTATGCTTGCCTGGACGTCTTTGCCGTCGAGCCGCTCCCGCAGGATAGTCCCCTGTGGAACCACCCCAAGGTTCTGGTATCGCCACACACGTCCGCACTGAGCACAGCCGAAAACCGCCTCATCGCGGAACGCTTCTGCAGCAACCTCCGTACTTTCCTGGACGGTGGCGACCTTCCCCACCTGGTTGATCCGGTCCACTTCTACTAG
- a CDS encoding IclR family transcriptional regulator, translating to MADSRIIRSEGLGASSPAPAVTRAAAVLEALAESPSGRLTLSDLSRELGIPKSSTSNLLLALEEARLITRQGADFGLGRKLVELGAAYLSRLDEVQEFYKYCEQAPTLSGETVRIAMLDGDHVIYLARYEGHPAVRLTSNIGDKMPVSLCSVGKALLAQLHDHDIDAMFPDGMELPVMTPNSLRRAEELKAQIATIRKQGFAFEDEESTVGVVCLAVPVPTHGAHGPSLGLSVTALKATYSEEQGALMVKELKELARSLGNPMG from the coding sequence ATGGCCGATTCCCGCATTATCCGCTCCGAGGGACTGGGCGCTTCATCGCCGGCGCCTGCGGTGACCCGCGCCGCGGCCGTTCTGGAAGCATTGGCAGAATCGCCGTCGGGCCGCCTCACCCTGAGTGATCTGTCCAGGGAGTTGGGAATCCCTAAGTCTTCCACGTCCAATCTGCTGCTGGCGCTCGAGGAGGCGCGGCTTATTACCAGGCAGGGCGCGGACTTTGGCTTGGGTCGAAAGCTCGTAGAGCTGGGCGCCGCCTACTTGAGCCGGTTGGACGAAGTGCAGGAGTTCTATAAGTACTGTGAACAAGCGCCCACCCTGTCCGGAGAAACTGTCCGCATTGCCATGTTGGACGGGGACCATGTCATTTACCTTGCGCGCTATGAAGGTCATCCTGCAGTTCGGTTGACCTCCAACATAGGCGACAAGATGCCAGTCTCCCTCTGCAGTGTAGGAAAGGCGCTCCTGGCGCAGTTGCACGATCACGACATCGATGCCATGTTCCCGGATGGCATGGAACTTCCGGTTATGACTCCGAACTCGCTGCGCAGGGCAGAGGAACTGAAGGCGCAGATTGCCACGATCCGCAAGCAGGGATTTGCCTTTGAGGACGAAGAATCAACGGTAGGCGTGGTGTGCCTTGCCGTTCCCGTGCCCACCCATGGAGCACATGGTCCAAGCCTGGGGCTTTCTGTTACTGCATTGAAGGCTACTTATTCCGAGGAACAGGGCGCCCTCATGGTCAAGGAACTCAAGGAGCTCGCGCGTTCCCTGGGGAATCCGATGGGTTGA
- the epsC gene encoding serine O-acetyltransferase EpsC, with product MSFFARLKEDLDAARSHDPAARGSFENFFAYSGLHAIWAHRVTHKLWQNPALRFPARLISQLARFLTGIEIHPGATIGRRFFIDHGMGVVIGETAEIGEDVMIYHGVTLGGRSLAKVKRHPTIGDRVTIGAGAKVLGPITIGADSAIGANAVVVKNAPPESIITGIPATWRHRDAKSETKPAVDPAEYYIEYRI from the coding sequence GTGAGCTTCTTCGCAAGGCTTAAGGAAGACCTCGACGCCGCCCGGTCACATGACCCGGCGGCTCGAGGTTCTTTTGAGAACTTTTTCGCCTACTCCGGCCTGCACGCCATCTGGGCACACCGCGTGACCCACAAGCTCTGGCAAAACCCGGCCCTTCGCTTTCCCGCCCGCCTGATTTCCCAGTTGGCGAGATTCCTGACGGGCATCGAGATCCATCCCGGCGCAACCATCGGCCGGCGTTTCTTCATCGACCACGGCATGGGCGTCGTTATCGGTGAAACTGCTGAAATCGGCGAGGACGTGATGATCTACCACGGTGTGACGCTCGGCGGCCGGTCCCTTGCCAAGGTCAAGCGCCATCCGACCATCGGGGATCGTGTGACCATCGGCGCCGGCGCCAAGGTCCTGGGTCCCATTACGATCGGCGCAGACAGCGCAATTGGCGCGAACGCCGTCGTGGTGAAGAACGCTCCCCCGGAGTCGATCATCACGGGCATTCCTGCCACATGGCGGCACCGCGACGCGAAATCCGAAACCAAACCGGCGGTTGACCCGGCTGAGTACTACATCGAATACCGGATCTAG
- the cysK gene encoding cysteine synthase A, translating to MARIYDDVTQLVGRTPLVRLNRLTEGLEATVAVKLEFYNPANSVKDRIGVAIIDAAEKSGALKPGGTIVEGTSGNTGIALALVGAARGYKVILTMPETMSTERRVMLRAYGAEIVLTPGSEGMRGAVEKAQEIVANTENSIWAQQFANPANPEIHRNTTAEEIWADTDGEVDIFVGGIGTGGTVTGVGQLLKERKPEVQIIAVEPKDSPILNGGSPGPHKIQGLGANFIPEVLDTNVYDEVLDATLEDSVATARALGSKEGVLAGISGGAAVWGALEVAKRPENKGKLIVVIVPDFGERYISTVLFDDIRG from the coding sequence GGTCCGTTTGAACCGGCTGACCGAAGGCCTTGAGGCCACCGTTGCGGTCAAGCTTGAGTTCTACAACCCGGCCAACAGCGTGAAGGACCGTATCGGTGTGGCCATCATTGACGCCGCCGAAAAGTCCGGTGCCCTGAAGCCGGGCGGAACAATTGTGGAAGGCACCTCGGGTAACACCGGAATCGCGCTGGCCCTTGTTGGTGCTGCACGCGGCTACAAGGTCATCCTGACCATGCCTGAGACCATGTCCACGGAACGTCGTGTCATGCTTCGCGCCTATGGTGCAGAGATCGTCCTGACTCCCGGTTCCGAAGGTATGCGCGGCGCTGTTGAAAAGGCCCAGGAAATTGTTGCCAACACCGAGAACTCCATCTGGGCGCAGCAGTTCGCCAACCCCGCCAACCCGGAGATCCACCGCAACACAACAGCCGAGGAAATCTGGGCTGACACAGATGGCGAAGTAGACATCTTTGTTGGCGGCATCGGTACCGGCGGTACCGTGACCGGCGTCGGGCAGCTCCTCAAGGAGCGCAAGCCCGAAGTCCAGATCATTGCCGTTGAGCCCAAGGACTCCCCCATCCTTAATGGCGGCAGCCCCGGTCCCCACAAGATCCAGGGCCTGGGCGCCAACTTCATTCCGGAGGTCCTTGACACGAACGTCTACGACGAAGTCCTCGACGCTACCCTTGAAGACTCGGTTGCCACCGCCCGCGCCTTGGGTTCCAAGGAAGGCGTACTCGCCGGCATCTCCGGCGGCGCCGCAGTATGGGGTGCACTGGAAGTCGCCAAGCGTCCCGAGAACAAGGGCAAGCTGATCGTCGTGATCGTGCCGGACTTCGGAGAGCGTTACATCTCCACTGTGCTCTTTGACGATATCCGCGGCTAA
- a CDS encoding oxidoreductase has product MTDRIAFVTGASTGIGFETARALRSEGFVVYAGARRVEKMHPLKAQGITVMHLDVTIEDSMASAVALVEAAHGHIDVLVNNAGYGSYGSLEEVPLAEGRRQFEVNVMGLARMTQLVIPRMRQVGSGRIINVSSIGGKIYEPLGAWYHGTKFAVEGMSDSLRLELKPHGIDVVLIEPAGTDTEWGTIAGEGLLSASGRGPYKGQVHVMAAALASTSGQLISTPPRVVARAIVRASTAKRPKTRYPVGRGAWSVLALRRVLPDRVFDAVLWNSYKRFTS; this is encoded by the coding sequence ATGACCGACCGCATCGCCTTTGTCACTGGAGCATCTACCGGCATTGGTTTCGAGACGGCGCGTGCCCTAAGGTCTGAAGGGTTCGTTGTCTACGCCGGCGCGCGTCGGGTGGAGAAGATGCATCCGCTTAAGGCACAGGGAATCACCGTCATGCACCTGGATGTCACCATCGAGGACTCCATGGCCTCAGCAGTCGCGCTTGTTGAGGCTGCACACGGGCACATAGACGTCCTCGTGAACAACGCCGGGTACGGCTCCTACGGCTCCCTGGAAGAGGTTCCCTTGGCCGAAGGCAGGCGCCAGTTCGAGGTGAACGTGATGGGTCTGGCAAGGATGACTCAACTCGTTATTCCAAGGATGCGGCAAGTGGGTTCTGGTCGGATCATCAACGTCTCGTCCATTGGAGGAAAGATCTACGAGCCCCTGGGCGCTTGGTACCACGGGACAAAATTCGCAGTGGAGGGGATGAGCGATTCTTTGAGGCTCGAGCTGAAGCCGCACGGCATCGACGTCGTCCTCATTGAGCCGGCCGGAACGGACACCGAATGGGGCACCATTGCCGGGGAAGGCCTGTTGTCCGCGTCCGGTAGAGGTCCATACAAAGGGCAGGTCCACGTCATGGCAGCAGCCTTGGCGTCAACATCCGGACAGCTGATATCAACGCCTCCGAGGGTAGTGGCCAGGGCAATAGTTCGCGCGTCAACGGCAAAACGCCCCAAGACCCGCTACCCGGTGGGTAGGGGAGCCTGGAGCGTCCTGGCCTTACGGAGGGTGCTTCCTGACCGCGTCTTCGACGCCGTCCTCTGGAACTCCTACAAGAGGTTTACCAGCTAG
- the gndA gene encoding NADP-dependent phosphogluconate dehydrogenase yields the protein MSAHIGVTGLAVMGANLARNLARNGFTVALHNRSVEKTDALLEKHGTDGDFIRTETLQELVDSLEKPRRVLIMVKAGAPVDNVIEQLEPLLEAGDIIIDAGNSHYEDTRRREAALAKKDLHFVGVGVSGGEEGALNGPSIMPGGSRESYDALGPLLEKIAAKVDGEPCCAWIGTDGAGHFVKMVHNGIEYADMQVIGEAFDLLRSGAGIEPAEQSKIFAEWNKGDLSSFLIEISAEVLGHVDAKTGKPFVDVVVDAAGQKGTGRWTVISALELGSPVSGIAESVFARALSSQAEQRKLGQELLAGEEASVEIPETFVEDVRQALYASKLVSYAQGLDMLTSAAKEYGWDLKLDEIASLWRAGCIIRAELLKDITKAYAAEEKPANLLFAPAFTKAIAEALPAWRRVVATAVQLGIPVPVFSSSLAYYDGLRRKRVAAALIQGQRDLFGAHTYGRVDAEGTFHTLWGEDKSEISAVDTH from the coding sequence ATGTCAGCACACATCGGTGTCACCGGCCTTGCGGTGATGGGCGCCAACCTGGCCCGCAACCTGGCCCGCAACGGCTTCACTGTGGCTCTCCACAACCGCTCCGTGGAAAAGACCGACGCCCTGCTGGAAAAGCACGGCACGGACGGCGATTTCATCCGCACGGAAACGCTGCAGGAACTCGTTGATTCCCTTGAAAAGCCCCGCCGTGTCCTGATCATGGTCAAGGCAGGCGCTCCCGTGGACAACGTCATTGAGCAGCTCGAGCCGCTGCTCGAGGCCGGCGACATCATCATCGATGCCGGTAACTCGCACTACGAGGACACCCGCCGCCGCGAAGCCGCGCTGGCCAAGAAGGACCTCCACTTTGTAGGCGTCGGTGTTTCCGGTGGCGAAGAAGGCGCGTTGAACGGTCCTTCGATCATGCCCGGCGGCTCCCGTGAGTCCTACGACGCCCTTGGGCCGCTGTTGGAGAAGATTGCCGCAAAGGTCGACGGCGAACCGTGCTGCGCTTGGATCGGCACCGACGGTGCCGGCCACTTCGTGAAGATGGTCCACAACGGCATCGAATACGCCGACATGCAGGTCATCGGTGAGGCATTCGACCTCCTCCGCTCGGGTGCAGGCATCGAGCCCGCCGAGCAGTCCAAGATTTTCGCTGAATGGAACAAGGGCGATCTGTCCTCCTTCCTGATCGAAATCTCCGCCGAAGTCCTGGGCCACGTTGACGCCAAGACCGGCAAGCCGTTCGTTGACGTCGTCGTGGATGCCGCAGGCCAGAAGGGCACCGGGCGCTGGACGGTTATCTCCGCCCTTGAACTAGGCTCCCCGGTGTCCGGCATTGCCGAGTCCGTATTTGCACGTGCACTGTCTTCCCAGGCAGAGCAGCGCAAGCTTGGCCAGGAACTGCTGGCTGGCGAAGAGGCTTCCGTCGAGATCCCCGAGACGTTCGTTGAGGACGTCCGCCAGGCGCTGTACGCCTCCAAGCTGGTGTCCTACGCCCAGGGCCTGGACATGCTGACATCCGCTGCCAAGGAGTACGGCTGGGACCTCAAGCTGGACGAGATCGCCTCGCTGTGGCGTGCTGGCTGCATCATTCGTGCCGAACTGCTCAAGGACATCACCAAGGCTTACGCTGCCGAGGAGAAGCCCGCCAACCTGTTGTTCGCGCCGGCCTTCACCAAGGCCATCGCCGAGGCACTCCCGGCCTGGCGGCGCGTTGTTGCTACCGCCGTCCAGCTGGGCATCCCGGTACCGGTCTTCTCCTCCTCGCTGGCGTACTACGACGGCCTGCGCCGCAAGCGCGTTGCCGCTGCGCTGATCCAGGGCCAGCGTGACCTCTTCGGTGCGCACACCTACGGCCGCGTTGATGCCGAAGGTACGTTCCACACGCTGTGGGGCGAAGACAAGTCCGAAATCTCGGCCGTCGACACCCACTAA
- a CDS encoding MFS transporter, producing the protein MLVTTRTNAKLAAEADDAVVEPEQLRRATLASSVGSALEYYDFYIYGLASALIFGPLFFKPLGESGALIASFATYGVGFAARPFGGIFFGFIGDRFGRKMVLLLTIGMMGLASFAIGLLPTFEQAGMLGAVLLVTLRIIQGLGAGAEQAGATTLISEVAPPKRRGYFASLPFVGIQLGTLLGAGTFALLQLADKDAFEAWLWRVPFLASFVLIIVAVFIRLRLKETPVFQELEKHKNVVKNPVGQLWKHSRRNVLVGIGLRMGENGNSSIYSALLISFMSVKEGVFPGDKFIGPVGLLIAAGFAAVMVVTFGALSDRFGRVRVYRYGALFQAVFAIPAFYLVTLGNVTLVWAVMVVGIALGVQSMLGPQCPLLPELFGSQYRFTGVALSREISAVLAGGLVPLLGAILLAATHNSWVVLAVYSLVLALISFITTFFTPETAGRDLLSLEDAK; encoded by the coding sequence GTGCTTGTGACAACTCGTACTAATGCAAAGCTCGCAGCTGAGGCTGACGATGCAGTGGTTGAGCCGGAACAGCTTCGCAGGGCGACGCTGGCCAGCTCCGTGGGTTCTGCCCTGGAGTACTACGATTTCTACATTTACGGCCTGGCCTCGGCCCTGATCTTTGGGCCCTTGTTCTTCAAACCCTTGGGTGAGAGTGGGGCTTTGATCGCATCCTTTGCCACCTATGGCGTGGGATTTGCGGCCAGGCCCTTCGGCGGTATTTTCTTCGGATTCATCGGAGACAGGTTTGGCCGCAAAATGGTCCTCTTGCTGACAATTGGCATGATGGGACTCGCAAGCTTTGCCATCGGCCTGCTGCCCACCTTCGAGCAAGCCGGAATGCTCGGCGCTGTACTCCTGGTGACGCTGCGCATCATCCAGGGCTTGGGTGCCGGAGCGGAACAGGCTGGAGCCACAACCCTGATATCAGAAGTGGCTCCGCCGAAGCGTCGCGGATACTTCGCGTCGCTGCCATTCGTGGGCATTCAGCTCGGCACGCTCCTGGGCGCCGGAACTTTCGCACTATTGCAGCTGGCGGATAAGGATGCTTTCGAGGCGTGGCTCTGGAGAGTGCCGTTCCTTGCCAGCTTTGTCCTGATCATCGTTGCCGTCTTCATTCGCCTGAGGTTGAAGGAAACCCCGGTATTTCAGGAATTGGAGAAGCATAAGAATGTGGTCAAGAACCCTGTCGGTCAACTTTGGAAGCACTCCAGAAGGAACGTGCTGGTTGGTATAGGACTCCGGATGGGAGAGAACGGTAATTCGTCCATCTATTCGGCTCTGCTGATCTCCTTCATGTCAGTCAAGGAAGGTGTCTTCCCTGGAGACAAATTCATTGGCCCTGTGGGACTCCTGATTGCCGCTGGATTCGCGGCCGTTATGGTGGTCACCTTCGGTGCGCTGTCCGACCGCTTTGGTCGGGTACGGGTTTACCGGTACGGCGCGTTGTTCCAGGCGGTCTTTGCCATCCCCGCCTTCTACCTGGTGACCCTCGGAAACGTGACTCTCGTATGGGCTGTCATGGTGGTTGGTATCGCACTGGGCGTCCAGTCCATGCTGGGTCCGCAGTGCCCATTGCTACCTGAACTGTTTGGTTCCCAGTATCGCTTCACCGGTGTTGCGCTGAGCCGCGAAATCTCTGCTGTGCTGGCGGGTGGCCTCGTGCCCCTGCTCGGCGCCATCCTTCTGGCGGCTACGCATAACTCCTGGGTAGTACTGGCGGTTTACTCGCTCGTCTTGGCGCTGATTTCCTTCATTACGACGTTCTTCACGCCTGAAACAGCTGGACGGGACCTTCTTTCCCTTGAGGACGCGAAGTAG
- a CDS encoding NAD(P)-dependent oxidoreductase — translation MTSKRVGFVGLGLMGAPMAANIAKAGWVVTAWNRSDAVFEGLAGIGRVGTVAGLRGEPIIIFMLPDLPFIEAAAEGLFDAWRSEPPQPGTAVVIMSSVSPTDVRQFGERVHQASDGNAVVIDAPVSGGTTGAESGTLAIMAGASEADFERLQPLFETMGTTVRRMGPLGSGSLAKACNQLIVGTTTAALAEAAELAERSGMDVAALYEVLAGGLAGSRVLDVVGPRLAAKDYAPTGPAKFMHKDLAFVVQSAEAVGSPVPMASAAIQLYGELKRQGLGDQDLAVVRQAIANLSLSTADN, via the coding sequence ATGACCAGCAAACGCGTGGGTTTCGTGGGCTTGGGACTGATGGGGGCTCCCATGGCGGCCAACATCGCTAAAGCAGGATGGGTTGTCACGGCATGGAACCGCTCCGACGCCGTTTTCGAAGGCCTCGCCGGTATTGGCCGGGTGGGCACCGTTGCCGGGCTCCGGGGCGAACCAATAATCATTTTCATGCTCCCCGATTTGCCCTTCATTGAGGCTGCAGCAGAAGGCTTGTTCGATGCCTGGCGGTCGGAGCCGCCCCAGCCCGGGACCGCCGTCGTTATTATGAGCAGCGTTTCTCCAACGGATGTCCGCCAGTTCGGCGAACGAGTCCATCAGGCCAGCGACGGAAATGCCGTAGTGATTGACGCGCCAGTGAGTGGCGGCACCACCGGGGCCGAAAGCGGAACTTTGGCCATTATGGCCGGGGCGTCCGAAGCGGACTTTGAACGGCTTCAGCCACTCTTTGAAACCATGGGAACAACGGTGCGCCGGATGGGCCCACTGGGATCGGGCTCGCTCGCCAAGGCCTGCAATCAACTGATCGTCGGAACCACGACGGCGGCACTTGCCGAGGCTGCTGAGCTTGCCGAGCGCTCCGGTATGGATGTTGCCGCGCTGTATGAAGTCCTCGCAGGAGGGTTGGCCGGAAGCCGGGTGTTGGACGTCGTCGGGCCACGCTTGGCAGCAAAGGACTATGCGCCCACCGGACCAGCCAAATTCATGCACAAGGATCTTGCCTTCGTGGTCCAAAGCGCCGAAGCTGTGGGCTCCCCGGTACCTATGGCCTCTGCGGCCATCCAGCTCTACGGCGAGCTCAAACGTCAAGGACTTGGCGATCAGGACCTCGCCGTCGTTCGCCAGGCAATTGCCAATCTTTCCCTCTCCACGGCTGACAACTAA
- a CDS encoding FCD domain-containing protein — MSTSLHHRAVEHLGTRIVGGALPTGHVMLAEHLEDELNVSRSVVREAVRVLQSLGLVETIKRVGIRVLPAHRWNPFDPLVIRWRLAGEGRGAQLRSLAELRSAVEPVAAELAAGNAPETLRRELVDISLAMKEAGDAGDMPRFLDLDIRFHALVLSGSGNEMFANLIGQVTETLTGRTVHGLMPEHPQKQALQWHIDVAHAIDAGDGQQAKDAAGKIMRQTIAELAPSWNDQPRVFVPVGEKLSLEVQQDFAGLG; from the coding sequence ATGTCAACCAGCCTCCACCACCGCGCCGTAGAGCATCTGGGAACCCGGATTGTGGGCGGCGCCCTTCCGACCGGCCACGTCATGCTGGCCGAACATTTGGAAGACGAGCTCAACGTTTCGCGCTCGGTGGTCCGGGAGGCTGTCCGCGTCCTGCAGTCACTGGGCCTGGTGGAGACGATCAAGCGTGTCGGAATCCGCGTCCTCCCCGCCCATCGTTGGAATCCCTTTGATCCGTTGGTCATTCGCTGGCGCTTGGCTGGTGAGGGTCGTGGCGCCCAACTGAGGTCCCTCGCGGAGCTGCGTTCCGCCGTCGAGCCTGTTGCTGCGGAACTCGCAGCCGGGAACGCTCCGGAAACCCTGCGGCGGGAACTCGTGGATATTTCGCTGGCGATGAAGGAAGCCGGCGACGCCGGAGACATGCCACGGTTCCTTGACCTCGACATCCGATTCCACGCGCTGGTGCTGTCCGGCTCCGGAAACGAAATGTTTGCCAACTTGATTGGCCAGGTGACAGAGACCCTGACGGGACGCACAGTGCACGGACTCATGCCTGAGCACCCGCAGAAGCAGGCGCTGCAGTGGCACATTGATGTCGCCCACGCGATCGACGCCGGCGACGGTCAGCAGGCCAAAGATGCGGCCGGAAAAATTATGCGCCAAACGATCGCGGAGCTGGCGCCCAGCTGGAATGACCAGCCCCGCGTGTTCGTACCCGTGGGCGAAAAACTAAGTCTGGAAGTTCAGCAGGACTTTGCCGGACTCGGCTGA
- a CDS encoding L-idonate 5-dehydrogenase → MGITLPASGPAVVAHAKGDLRIEDIPLKAPAPDESIVEIAYGGICGSDLHYWLHGAAGESILKAPMVLGHEIVGVVIEQAADGSGPEPGTPVAVHPATPGPGAARYPEERPNLSPGCTYLGSAARYPHTDGAFSRYATLPSRMLRALPETLDLRTAALVEPASVAWHAVARAGDVAGKTAMVIGSGPIGALAVAVLKRAGAARIVAVDMHDKPLEIACAVGADAVLKGDDAEAIASVEADVVIESSGSHHGLASAIKGATRGGKVVMVGLLPSGPQPVLISLAITRELELLGSFRFNNEIDDVIAALADGSLFVDPVITHEFDLAHGLEAFDVARNSAESGKVLLNFQT, encoded by the coding sequence ATGGGCATCACCCTCCCGGCCTCCGGCCCCGCTGTCGTCGCGCACGCCAAAGGGGACTTGCGGATCGAAGACATCCCACTGAAGGCGCCGGCGCCGGATGAGTCGATCGTGGAGATCGCCTACGGCGGGATCTGCGGTTCAGACCTGCATTATTGGCTGCATGGTGCCGCCGGGGAGTCCATCCTGAAGGCCCCGATGGTCCTGGGCCATGAAATTGTCGGGGTCGTCATCGAGCAGGCAGCCGATGGCAGCGGCCCCGAACCCGGCACTCCAGTGGCCGTGCACCCGGCCACACCGGGCCCGGGCGCGGCACGGTACCCCGAAGAGCGGCCCAACCTCTCCCCGGGCTGCACGTACCTGGGCAGCGCGGCACGCTACCCGCACACCGACGGCGCTTTCAGCCGCTACGCCACCCTTCCCTCGCGGATGCTCCGTGCCCTGCCGGAAACCCTGGATCTGCGGACCGCGGCGTTGGTGGAACCGGCCAGCGTGGCCTGGCATGCCGTCGCCCGGGCCGGTGACGTTGCGGGAAAGACTGCCATGGTGATCGGCAGTGGCCCGATCGGTGCCCTCGCTGTCGCTGTCCTCAAGCGCGCCGGCGCTGCCCGTATTGTCGCCGTCGATATGCATGACAAGCCTTTGGAGATCGCATGCGCCGTGGGTGCCGATGCCGTCTTGAAGGGCGACGACGCCGAGGCTATCGCGTCTGTGGAGGCCGACGTCGTTATCGAGTCTTCCGGCAGCCACCACGGCCTTGCCTCGGCCATCAAGGGAGCCACCCGCGGCGGGAAAGTAGTCATGGTGGGGCTGCTGCCCTCCGGGCCGCAGCCGGTCCTCATCTCCCTGGCCATTACCCGTGAGCTGGAACTGTTGGGATCCTTCCGGTTCAACAACGAAATCGATGACGTCATCGCAGCGTTGGCCGACGGATCTTTGTTCGTGGACCCCGTGATAACGCACGAGTTCGACCTCGCCCACGGCCTCGAGGCATTCGACGTAGCCAGGAACTCAGCCGAGTCCGGCAAAGTCCTGCTGAACTTCCAGACTTAG